From a single Kitasatospora sp. NBC_00458 genomic region:
- the rpsF gene encoding 30S ribosomal protein S6 encodes MRHYELMVILDPSVEERAVSPLIESFLAVVRNGGGKVEKVDTWGRRRLAYEINKQSEGIYSVIDLQATPAVVKELDRQLGLSESVLRTKVLRPDTH; translated from the coding sequence ATGCGTCACTACGAGCTGATGGTCATCCTCGACCCGTCGGTCGAGGAGCGCGCTGTCTCCCCCCTGATCGAGAGCTTCCTCGCCGTCGTCCGCAACGGCGGTGGCAAGGTCGAGAAGGTCGACACCTGGGGTCGCCGCCGTCTGGCTTACGAGATCAACAAGCAGTCCGAGGGCATCTACTCGGTCATCGACCTGCAGGCCACCCCTGCGGTCGTCAAGGAGCTCGACCGCCAGCTTGGCCTGAGCGAGTCGGTTCTGCGGACCAAGGTCCTGCGCCCGGACACCCACTGA
- a CDS encoding single-stranded DNA-binding protein, giving the protein MAGETVITLVGNLVDDPELRFTPSGAAVAKFRIASTPRTFDRQTNEWKDGESLFLTCNVWRQPAENVAESLQRGMRVIVQGRLRQRSYETKEGEKRTVFEVEVDEVGPSLRSATAKVTRANRSGAPGGGGFGGGPQGGGQGGGNWGGGGGQQGGGGWGGNSGGGQSGPSDDPWASSAPSSGGNNQGGGGGWGAPAGGGFSEEPPF; this is encoded by the coding sequence ATGGCAGGCGAGACCGTCATCACCCTCGTCGGCAATCTCGTCGACGACCCCGAGCTGCGCTTCACCCCGTCGGGTGCGGCGGTCGCGAAGTTCCGTATCGCGTCCACCCCCCGCACCTTCGACCGTCAGACGAACGAGTGGAAGGACGGCGAGAGCCTCTTCCTCACGTGCAACGTCTGGCGGCAGCCGGCGGAGAACGTGGCCGAGTCGCTGCAGCGCGGCATGCGCGTCATCGTGCAGGGCCGACTGCGCCAGCGGTCTTACGAGACCAAGGAAGGCGAGAAGCGGACGGTCTTCGAGGTCGAGGTCGACGAGGTCGGTCCGAGCCTGCGCTCGGCGACCGCGAAGGTCACCCGGGCCAACCGGTCCGGTGCTCCCGGCGGCGGCGGCTTCGGCGGCGGCCCGCAGGGCGGCGGCCAGGGCGGTGGCAACTGGGGCGGCGGTGGCGGCCAGCAGGGCGGCGGCGGCTGGGGTGGAAACTCCGGCGGCGGTCAGTCCGGTCCCTCCGACGACCCGTGGGCGTCCAGCGCCCCCTCCTCTGGTGGCAACAACCAGGGTGGCGGCGGCGGCTGGGGTGCCCCGGCCGGTGGCGGTTTCTCGGAAGAGCCCCCGTTCTAA
- a CDS encoding lipid II:glycine glycyltransferase FemX, with the protein MSLRLRTITREEHLAFIRSRASASHMQVPSWGDVKAEWRSESIGWFDQSNQLVGAGLVLYRQLPKVKRYLAYLPEGPVIDWFDRDLDRWLQPMLAHLKSQGAFSVKMGPPVVIRRWNAPTIKEAIAVKEAKRLRDVEADWYEPRAFEVADRLRKAGWLQGEDGGAGFGDVQPRYVFQVPLANRSLDDIQKGFNQLWRRNIKKAEKSGVEVIQGGYDELPIFHQLYLVTAERDRFTPRPLSYFQRMWKALTAEDPNRMRLYIAYHEGEPLAATTMLVVGEHVWYSYGASANHKREVKPSNAIQWRMMRDSYALGGGVYDLRGISDTLDENDHLFGLIQFKVGTGGQAAEYLGEWDYPLNKLLHKALDLYMSRR; encoded by the coding sequence ATGAGCCTGCGCCTGAGGACGATCACCCGCGAGGAGCACCTCGCCTTCATCAGGAGCCGCGCCTCGGCCAGCCACATGCAGGTGCCGTCCTGGGGCGATGTGAAGGCCGAGTGGCGCTCCGAGTCGATCGGCTGGTTCGACCAGTCCAACCAGCTCGTCGGCGCCGGCCTGGTGCTCTACCGGCAGCTGCCCAAGGTCAAGCGCTACCTGGCCTACCTGCCCGAGGGCCCGGTGATCGACTGGTTCGACCGCGACCTCGACCGCTGGCTGCAGCCGATGCTGGCCCACCTGAAGTCGCAGGGCGCCTTCTCCGTGAAGATGGGCCCGCCGGTGGTCATCCGCCGCTGGAACGCGCCGACCATCAAGGAGGCCATCGCCGTCAAGGAGGCCAAGCGCCTGCGCGACGTCGAGGCCGACTGGTACGAACCGCGCGCCTTCGAGGTGGCCGACCGGCTGCGCAAGGCCGGCTGGCTCCAGGGCGAGGACGGCGGCGCCGGCTTCGGCGACGTCCAGCCGCGCTACGTCTTCCAGGTGCCGCTGGCCAACCGCTCGCTGGACGACATCCAGAAGGGCTTCAACCAGCTCTGGCGCCGCAACATCAAGAAGGCCGAGAAGAGCGGCGTCGAGGTGATCCAGGGCGGCTACGACGAGCTGCCGATCTTCCACCAGCTGTACCTGGTGACCGCCGAGCGCGACCGGTTCACCCCGCGCCCGCTGTCCTACTTCCAGCGGATGTGGAAGGCCCTCACCGCCGAGGACCCGAACCGCATGCGGCTCTACATCGCCTACCACGAGGGCGAGCCGCTGGCCGCCACCACGATGCTCGTGGTCGGCGAGCACGTCTGGTACTCCTACGGCGCCTCCGCCAACCACAAGCGCGAGGTCAAGCCGTCCAACGCCATCCAGTGGCGGATGATGCGCGACTCGTACGCGCTCGGCGGCGGGGTGTACGACCTGCGCGGCATCTCCGACACCCTGGACGAGAACGACCACCTGTTCGGCCTGATCCAGTTCAAGGTCGGCACCGGCGGCCAGGCCGCCGAGTACCTCGGCGAGTGGGACTACCCGCTCAACAAGCTGCTGCACAAGGCGCTCGACCTCTACATGTCGCGCCGCTGA
- a CDS encoding alanine racemase, producing MTLSLYLDTERWRTHQRSVLAEFPGLVPVAKGNGYGLGNHRLAEEATLLGTGMLAVGTAYEAADAADWYGGELLVLTPYRIGEEALPLPHARVIRTVASVDGVRALHGARVVVECMTTMRRHGVSAADLPLVAAELDGVSFEGLALHLPMDRPDGSSPVEEVAYWVDTARAAGVPVHTVYVSHLGAAGMEQLAQRYPGTVFRARIGTRLWLGDHGALEVRATVLDVTPIGKGERYGYRQHPAPADGHLLVVAGGTAHGIGLEAPKYVQGMSSRAKGIARAGLATVNKTKSPYNWAGKQLWFAEPPHMQVSLLLLDGETKPPAVGDELGLQVRHTTTHFDRVVDR from the coding sequence ATGACGCTGTCGCTCTACCTCGACACCGAACGCTGGCGCACCCACCAGCGCTCCGTCCTGGCCGAGTTCCCCGGCCTGGTGCCGGTGGCGAAGGGCAACGGCTACGGACTGGGCAACCACCGCCTCGCCGAGGAGGCGACCCTCCTCGGCACCGGCATGCTGGCGGTCGGCACCGCCTACGAGGCGGCGGACGCGGCCGACTGGTACGGCGGCGAGCTCCTGGTGCTCACCCCGTACCGGATCGGCGAGGAGGCGCTGCCGCTGCCGCACGCCCGGGTGATCCGGACGGTGGCCAGCGTCGACGGGGTGCGCGCGCTGCACGGCGCCCGGGTGGTCGTGGAGTGCATGACCACCATGCGCCGGCACGGCGTCTCGGCGGCCGACCTCCCGCTGGTCGCCGCCGAGCTGGACGGCGTCTCCTTCGAGGGCCTCGCCCTGCACCTGCCGATGGACCGGCCGGACGGCTCCAGCCCGGTCGAGGAGGTCGCGTACTGGGTGGACACCGCCCGGGCCGCCGGGGTGCCGGTGCACACCGTCTACGTCAGCCACCTCGGCGCGGCCGGCATGGAGCAGCTGGCCCAGCGCTACCCGGGCACCGTGTTCCGGGCCCGGATCGGCACCCGGCTCTGGCTGGGCGACCACGGTGCGCTGGAGGTCAGGGCGACGGTGCTGGACGTCACCCCGATCGGCAAGGGCGAGCGCTACGGCTACCGCCAGCACCCGGCGCCCGCCGACGGCCACCTCCTGGTGGTCGCCGGCGGCACCGCGCACGGCATCGGCCTGGAGGCGCCCAAGTACGTGCAGGGCATGTCCTCGCGGGCCAAGGGCATCGCCCGGGCCGGCCTGGCGACCGTCAACAAGACCAAGTCGCCCTACAACTGGGCGGGCAAGCAGCTCTGGTTCGCCGAGCCGCCGCACATGCAGGTCTCCCTGCTGCTCCTGGACGGCGAGACCAAGCCGCCGGCGGTCGGTGACGAGCTCGGCCTCCAGGTGCGGCACACCACCACGCACTTCGACCGCGTGGTGGACCGCTGA
- a CDS encoding glycosyltransferase family 87 protein → MTSSARDESVGQTGPIEAAGSASGAPENGAGSPTATAAGTAADTAAGPETDAGAVTDAVTDTEPEAGAGRVVANTVVVPADEDPVAAAGSEVIGGPPGKRALLGVSWWIPARFLALVVIVVSVLGMAQKLPCYNAAWFQPGSPQYVHACYSDIPHLFSGRGFAAGLHPYVDRIPGTTGDLQFLEYPVLTGLFMQVAAWLTPGGGALPDQERWFWLINAGLLMACAVVAVVALSRTHRRRPWDALMFALAPVLLLNATVNWDLLAVALAAVALAWWAGARPVLAGVFIGLATAAKLYPLLLLGPLVVLCWRAGRWRELRGLLGGAVGAWVLVNLPIMMASWQGWSTFYVFSKHRTEDYGSLWLIVMQSRGVGLENLDTFIAILMVLSCAGIAWLGLSAPRRPRVAQLAFLVVAAFVVFNKVYSPQYVLWLLPLAVLARPRWRDFLIWQACEVLYTLGIWSHLGFVTGPKQHGIGESWYHFAIVLHLLGTLYLVGVVVRDILLPDRDPVRWDGSDDPSGGVLDHAPDVFVLGAARQLREEATYAGYAPAGAEGWLVEEPPAPEPAEKV, encoded by the coding sequence ATGACGTCCAGCGCTCGTGACGAATCCGTCGGCCAGACCGGGCCCATCGAGGCCGCCGGGTCGGCCTCCGGGGCACCGGAGAACGGGGCCGGGTCCCCGACCGCGACGGCGGCCGGCACCGCGGCCGACACCGCCGCAGGGCCGGAGACCGACGCCGGGGCCGTGACCGACGCCGTGACCGACACCGAACCGGAGGCCGGGGCCGGCCGGGTGGTGGCCAACACCGTGGTCGTGCCGGCGGACGAGGACCCGGTGGCGGCGGCTGGCAGCGAGGTGATCGGCGGCCCGCCCGGGAAGCGCGCGCTGCTCGGCGTCTCCTGGTGGATCCCGGCGCGCTTCCTGGCGCTGGTGGTCATCGTGGTCTCGGTGCTCGGCATGGCGCAGAAGCTGCCCTGCTACAACGCCGCCTGGTTCCAGCCGGGTTCGCCGCAGTACGTGCACGCCTGCTACAGCGACATCCCGCACCTGTTCTCCGGGCGGGGCTTCGCGGCCGGCCTGCACCCGTACGTGGACCGGATCCCGGGCACCACCGGGGACCTGCAGTTCCTCGAATACCCGGTGCTGACCGGTCTGTTCATGCAGGTCGCGGCCTGGCTGACGCCCGGCGGCGGCGCGCTGCCGGACCAGGAGCGGTGGTTCTGGCTGATCAACGCGGGCCTGCTGATGGCCTGCGCGGTGGTCGCCGTGGTGGCGCTCTCGCGCACCCACCGGCGCCGCCCCTGGGACGCCCTGATGTTCGCGCTCGCCCCCGTCCTGCTGCTCAACGCCACCGTCAACTGGGACCTGCTGGCGGTCGCGCTGGCCGCCGTCGCGCTGGCCTGGTGGGCCGGTGCGCGGCCGGTCCTGGCCGGGGTGTTCATCGGTCTGGCCACCGCCGCCAAGCTGTACCCGCTGCTGCTGCTCGGCCCGCTGGTGGTGCTCTGCTGGCGGGCCGGTCGCTGGCGTGAGCTCCGCGGCCTGCTCGGCGGCGCGGTCGGGGCCTGGGTCCTGGTCAACCTGCCGATCATGATGGCCAGCTGGCAGGGCTGGTCGACCTTCTACGTCTTCAGCAAGCACCGCACCGAGGACTACGGCTCGCTCTGGCTGATCGTGATGCAGAGCCGCGGCGTCGGGCTGGAGAACCTCGACACCTTCATCGCGATCCTGATGGTGCTGAGCTGCGCGGGGATAGCGTGGCTGGGCCTCTCGGCGCCCCGCCGACCGCGGGTCGCGCAGCTGGCCTTCCTGGTGGTGGCCGCGTTCGTGGTGTTCAACAAGGTGTACTCGCCGCAGTACGTGCTCTGGCTGCTGCCGCTCGCGGTGCTGGCCCGCCCGCGCTGGCGGGACTTCCTGATCTGGCAGGCCTGCGAGGTGCTCTACACCCTGGGCATCTGGTCCCACCTGGGCTTCGTCACCGGGCCCAAGCAGCACGGGATCGGCGAGTCCTGGTACCACTTCGCGATCGTGCTGCACCTGCTCGGCACGCTGTACCTGGTCGGCGTGGTGGTCCGGGACATCCTCCTGCCGGACCGCGACCCGGTGCGCTGGGACGGCAGCGACGACCCCTCCGGCGGGGTGCTCGACCACGCCCCCGACGTCTTCGTGCTCGGCGCCGCCCGGCAGCTGCGCGAGGAGGCGACCTACGCCGGGTACGCGCCGGCCGGCGCCGAGGGGTGGCTCGTCGAGGAGCCGCCCGCCCCGGAGCCGGCCGAGAAGGTCTGA
- the rplI gene encoding 50S ribosomal protein L9 — translation MKIILTHEVPGLGSAGEVVEVKDGYARNYLVPRGYAIRWTKGGQKDVDAIRRARKIHEIQTLEAANEVKGKLEGVQVKLAVRSGEAGRLFGSVTQADVVEAIKAAGGPVVDKRAVAIASPIKTVGTHKVSVKLHSDVQANLDVAVVAA, via the coding sequence ATGAAGATCATCCTCACGCACGAGGTGCCGGGTCTCGGCTCCGCCGGCGAGGTCGTCGAGGTCAAGGACGGCTACGCCCGCAACTACCTGGTCCCGCGTGGCTACGCCATCCGCTGGACCAAGGGCGGCCAGAAGGACGTCGACGCCATCCGTCGCGCCCGCAAGATCCACGAGATCCAGACCCTTGAGGCCGCCAACGAGGTCAAGGGCAAGCTTGAGGGCGTCCAGGTCAAGCTGGCCGTTCGCTCGGGCGAGGCCGGCCGTCTGTTCGGCTCGGTGACCCAGGCCGACGTCGTCGAGGCCATCAAGGCCGCCGGCGGCCCGGTGGTGGACAAGCGCGCCGTCGCGATCGCCTCGCCGATCAAGACCGTGGGCACCCACAAGGTCTCGGTCAAGCTGCACTCCGACGTCCAGGCCAACCTCGACGTCGCCGTCGTCGCCGCCTGA
- the rpsR gene encoding 30S ribosomal protein S18 gives MAKPPARKPKKKVCVFCKDKVNYVDYKDTNLLRKFISDRGKIRARRVTGNCTQHQRDVATAVKNSREMALLPYTSTAR, from the coding sequence ATGGCGAAGCCGCCTGCTCGCAAGCCGAAGAAGAAGGTTTGCGTCTTCTGCAAGGACAAGGTCAACTACGTTGACTACAAGGACACGAACCTGCTGCGGAAGTTCATCTCCGACCGTGGCAAGATCCGTGCCCGCCGGGTCACCGGCAACTGCACCCAGCACCAGCGTGACGTCGCCACGGCCGTGAAGAACAGCCGTGAGATGGCGCTGCTGCCCTACACCAGCACCGCGCGCTAA